One window from the genome of Thermosinus carboxydivorans Nor1 encodes:
- a CDS encoding Asp23/Gls24 family envelope stress response protein, giving the protein MEVVALVGPSGTGKSHRALIVAHEHNIDAIIDDGLLIKDNKIIAGYSAKKEPSKIRAVKRAIFMDAEHARQVREAIERVAPERILILGTSVNMVNKIIDALALPPITKIIRIEEIATRAEIAKARESRLKEGKHIIPVPTIELKPHFSGYLIDPLEIFFKKPQAKRRKLGEKSIVRPTFSYYGKLLISDATIASIVDYVATSDLAITRTGQINIKNSQDKEKGISISLDVTIKYGQPIWDVVHQAQHRIKNMVEYMTGMTVKEVNIEVKRLSID; this is encoded by the coding sequence ATGGAAGTTGTTGCATTAGTTGGCCCGAGTGGTACGGGCAAAAGCCATCGGGCTTTGATTGTAGCGCATGAACATAATATCGACGCCATTATTGATGACGGGCTACTAATCAAGGACAATAAAATCATAGCAGGATATTCCGCCAAAAAAGAACCAAGCAAAATCCGTGCCGTCAAAAGAGCTATTTTCATGGACGCTGAGCATGCCCGTCAAGTACGGGAAGCAATAGAGCGTGTCGCCCCTGAACGCATTTTAATTTTGGGTACTTCCGTAAATATGGTAAATAAAATAATTGATGCTCTTGCCTTGCCTCCTATTACGAAAATTATTCGTATCGAGGAAATTGCTACAAGAGCGGAAATTGCTAAAGCCCGGGAAAGCCGGTTGAAAGAAGGCAAGCATATTATACCCGTACCTACGATTGAACTGAAGCCGCACTTTTCCGGATACCTCATCGATCCTTTGGAGATATTTTTTAAAAAGCCGCAGGCAAAACGGCGCAAACTTGGGGAAAAATCCATTGTCCGTCCTACTTTTAGTTATTATGGCAAATTGCTTATCTCCGACGCTACCATTGCTTCTATTGTTGACTATGTTGCCACTAGTGATCTAGCCATTACTAGGACGGGACAAATAAATATAAAAAATTCTCAGGACAAAGAAAAAGGAATTTCCATCTCCTTAGACGTAACTATTAAATATGGACAGCCCATATGGGATGTCGTTCATCAAGCGCAGCACCGCATTAAAAATATGGTTGAATACATGACGGGAATGACAGTTAAAGAAGTTAATATTGAAGTTAAGCGGCTCAGTATTGACTAG
- a CDS encoding sulfite exporter TauE/SafE family protein, whose translation MTALITFVMGLFAGILSGLLGIGGGVVLVPMMVFFLGISQHTAQGISMLVIIPTAIAGILQFHKDKLINYRVAGYLALGAIAGALLSANFVQAIPAETLKRLFGIFVIVTGLRMVLAKPKKS comes from the coding sequence ATGACGGCTTTAATTACTTTTGTAATGGGGCTTTTTGCCGGAATATTAAGTGGTCTGCTGGGGATTGGCGGCGGCGTGGTTTTAGTCCCCATGATGGTCTTTTTTCTGGGAATATCGCAGCATACGGCGCAAGGAATATCGATGTTAGTTATTATCCCAACGGCTATTGCCGGTATCTTGCAGTTTCATAAAGACAAGTTGATCAATTATCGCGTAGCAGGCTATCTAGCCTTGGGTGCCATAGCTGGAGCCCTACTCAGCGCTAACTTTGTCCAAGCTATTCCGGCCGAAACGTTGAAACGCCTGTTCGGAATTTTTGTTATTGTCACAGGTCTTCGGATGGTTTTAGCAAAACCTAAGAAATCATAG
- a CDS encoding sulfite exporter TauE/SafE family protein translates to MTENVKLIGTGFIVGIFSGLLGVGGGVFLVPIMVSCFAIAQHTAHGTSLAVVIPTAIVSAIIYGFHGNADLGVSLNLIVGSVIGASIGARIMKKIPAAQLKRLFGILLVFVGLRMVFA, encoded by the coding sequence ATGACAGAAAACGTAAAACTTATCGGTACTGGGTTTATCGTGGGAATTTTCAGCGGTTTACTTGGTGTCGGAGGCGGAGTATTCCTGGTGCCAATCATGGTTTCTTGCTTTGCCATCGCTCAACACACTGCCCATGGGACGTCTTTGGCTGTCGTTATTCCTACCGCTATCGTCAGCGCTATTATCTATGGTTTTCACGGCAATGCCGATCTTGGGGTGTCGCTGAATTTGATCGTCGGCAGCGTTATTGGCGCCAGTATCGGCGCCCGAATTATGAAAAAAATACCGGCAGCGCAGCTTAAACGTCTGTTTGGAATATTGCTGGTTTTTGTCGGTCTGAGGATGGTATTCGCATGA
- a CDS encoding DUF3870 domain-containing protein — MEKETNRLVLFSGYAKLPTGITASEMYKVIGVIVLIDVLTGEIVEADCTLATQLARKHVSAALVGHSLKNGPDQALRTIDLVYQGSAKRAIITAIRIIYDKYRSYTEGTIPSVLD; from the coding sequence ATGGAAAAAGAAACGAACAGGCTTGTTCTGTTCTCAGGTTACGCGAAATTACCAACTGGTATAACGGCAAGTGAAATGTATAAGGTGATTGGTGTAATTGTACTGATTGATGTGTTAACAGGGGAAATTGTCGAAGCCGACTGCACGCTCGCCACACAACTTGCCCGTAAACATGTTTCGGCCGCTCTTGTAGGCCATAGTTTAAAAAACGGGCCTGACCAAGCATTGCGGACAATTGATCTCGTATATCAAGGGAGCGCCAAAAGGGCTATTATCACGGCAATTCGCATTATTTACGACAAGTATCGCAGCTACACTGAAGGAACTATTCCGAGTGTACTAGATTAG